A genomic stretch from Corynebacterium kutscheri includes:
- a CDS encoding phosphatase PAP2 family protein, translating into MAYDHNYARLNWLLLPITVITAAVVSRTLKHVIDRPRPPLAGQLIYEFNPSMPSGHTVAAFAFVGSISFIWRKWWLIFLWILAVIIAVSRLYIGVHWLSDVVVGALVGLAVSYCVFVIWQRYVCHRFLVSDSNR; encoded by the coding sequence ATGGCTTATGACCATAACTATGCACGACTTAATTGGTTATTGCTTCCCATTACGGTGATAACGGCTGCTGTAGTTTCTAGAACATTAAAGCACGTCATTGATCGACCACGACCGCCTTTAGCTGGGCAACTTATTTATGAGTTTAATCCATCAATGCCGTCGGGACATACGGTAGCTGCTTTTGCTTTTGTGGGTTCGATAAGTTTTATTTGGCGAAAATGGTGGCTTATCTTTTTATGGATACTGGCAGTAATTATCGCAGTGAGTAGGTTATACATTGGTGTTCACTGGTTAAGTGATGTTGTGGTGGGGGCGTTGGTTGGATTGGCAGTATCCTATTGTGTTTTCGTAATTTGGCAGCGTTATG